One window from the genome of Nicotiana tomentosiformis chromosome 5, ASM39032v3, whole genome shotgun sequence encodes:
- the LOC138892335 gene encoding uncharacterized protein: MTVIEYVAKFIELATYTHFLIANEHEKVRRFVDGIEHHYRGPVVRNALGGSYEEVVNTAFRYESYQERDMAEHESKRARSTDSFSGAPSRGKNGFNRWQSRPTQSKSVVQSSGRHIAKYRPNGNSSNSQGVIHPQGTAIVTQTQTQPARVAPQGACRHNRQGAQGVEEVGGLSIFFALTMQDAETSNIVVTCIITIHMVKDIKFVVSYALGITWKEINP, encoded by the exons ATGACAGTTATAGAGTATGTAGCTAAGTTTATTGAGTTAGCTACGTATACACACTTTCTTATTGCAAATGAGCATGAGAAGGTGAGAAGATTCGTGGATGGGATTGAGCATCATTATCGTGGTCCGGTGGTTAGGAATGCTCTAGGTGGTTCCTACGAAGAGGTAGTTAACACTGCTTTCCGTTATGAGTCCTATCAGGAGAGGGACATGGCTGAGCATGAAAGCAAAAGGGCTCGTAGCACCGACAGTTTTAGTGGAGCTCCATCTAGGGGCAAGAATGGTTTTAACCGTTGGCAGTCCAGGCCTACTCAATCAAAGTCAGTAGTGCAGTCTTCTGGGA GACATATTGCTAAATATCGTCCGAATGGTAATTCTAGTAATAGTCAGGGTGTTATACATCCACAAGGAACTGCTATAGTTACACAGACGCAGACTCAACCAGCTAGAGTCGCTCCACAGGGTGCCTGCAGACATAATAGACAAGGTGCACAAGGCGTTGAGGAAGTGGGTGGACTATCGATATTCTTTGCATTGACCATGCAGGACGCTGAGACATCTAATATAGTAGTCACATGTATTATTACTATCCATATG GTAAAGGATATTAAATTTGTTGTTTCTTATGCTCTTGGAATAACATGGAAGGAAATTAATCCATGA